In the Ornithinimicrobium pratense genome, ACGGCATCGCCGATGCGCAGCAGGGTCCCCGTGGGCAGAGCGAGAAGATCCACTCCGGAGGTGGTGATGTTCTCGCCGAGATCACCGGGGGACAGCTCGTAGCCCATCTCGCGTGCTTGCACAAAGAGCTCGGCATGGATGAGGTGCACCTGGCGCAGGTTGGGCTGGTTCGGATCGCGCCGCACCCGTGAGCGGTGCTGGACGAGGGTCCCGGCGTGGGCGTCGCCGACGATGCCGAGACCGGCGACGAGCTGGATCTGCTCGACCGGCACCTTGCTGAAGCGGTGCAGGCGGTCTCGGCTCACTGCCACGACGTGTGGGCTCGACAGGTCAGCCATGTGTCGCTCCATTTCTGTGTTTCATGGTGGTCGTGCGCGTCCGACGGGTCAGGGTAGGTGCTCGTGCACCCAGTCGGCGAGCAGGCGGGCGCAGGCGTCGACGCCTTGGGACCAGGTGCGGCCGGCATCCTCGTCGGCCTGGTCGGAGACGTGCTTGACGAGGCGCGCCGGGACGCCCGCGGCGCGGGCTGCCGCGGCGACGGCATACCCCTCCATGTCCACGAGGTCGGCCACCTGGGCCACCCGCTCCCGCTCGGAGCCACCCGC is a window encoding:
- a CDS encoding MOSC domain-containing protein, translated to MADLSSPHVVAVSRDRLHRFSKVPVEQIQLVAGLGIVGDAHAGTLVQHRSRVRRDPNQPNLRQVHLIHAELFVQAREMGYELSPGDLGENITTSGVDLLALPTGTLLRIGDAVLRLTGLRNPCAQINEFRSGLLKVVLTREDGIPREEPAPSTGSADAGSIRVVRKAGVMAVVEHGGEVRPGHPVSIHLPDAPHQPLRPV